The Bemisia tabaci chromosome 5, PGI_BMITA_v3 genome includes a window with the following:
- the LOC109034928 gene encoding aladin: MICTLQSFSAFPVEDVLPVCELDGKVQYVDVNNVQLSIFTNVCSNHPVINISRESIHVARQETHSSSTLFLPENNSLWKKLQVTWYEHGALDSLQILISAPECPPLLRNVTRKIVSFLMAANSIVPIIRKKENELSSLPKYTQTREWKTSLIRALAWHPHCTKIAVCSNDDSVRVFYANSSHTPVIKHQRQRNVTCLAWRPLSSSELAIGCSAGICLWTIDPMSTMTRPSSSCLVVLSNPNHVNVTSLSWHSEGKLLISGSAFDKIMYVWNVDSQEGVPLWRLGGGGVSLVSYSPSNDRVFAATTNIVFRIWNTEEWQCDRWSMSSGHVNNACWSPCGSVVLFTTTTEAAIYALTFSPHYSLFDTPSTEDKKSAVIVADLTPIELVSGERIGGDIIGMSWDPRGRHLAVSFASSDIIAVFITNISPKIHLSRCCLIKGYPSEIPSIISFQSNFADGANLTIGWSSGRVQYFPFVYVDIQSSSADRFANESKRNLTINKTPLRESQPRPSSSNHRHFSQSTSDIGLFSPSATGYEDSILFSPYRG; the protein is encoded by the exons ATGATCTGCACACTCCAGTCATTCTCTGCATTTCCTGTAGAAGACGTTCTTCCTGTTTGCGAACTTGATGGCAAAGTTCAATATGTGGACGTAAATAATGTTCAGCTCAGCATATTTACAAATGTT TGTAGCAATCATCCAGTAATAAATATTTCACGAGAATCAATACATGTAGCCAGGCAAGAAACCCACTCCTCATCTACTCTTTTTCTACCGGAGAATAACAGCCTTTGGAAAAAACTTCAAGTAACTtg GTATGAGCATGGTGCATTGGATTCTCTTCAGATTTTAATTTCTGCTCCTGAGTGTCCACCACTATTACGGAATGTAACAAGAAAAATAGTTTCTTTTCTAATGGCTGCAAATTCAATAGTCCCCATCATCCGTAAGAAG GAAAATGAACTTTCCTCTCTGCCAAAATACACACAAACAAGAGAGTGGAAGACTAGTTTAATCAGAGCTTTAGCGTGGCATCCGCACTGCACCAAAATCGCAGTTTGTTCAAATGATGACTCCGTCCGAGTGTTTTATGCCAATTCTTCACACACTCCAGTTATCAAACATCAGCGTCAGAGAAATGTTACTTGTTTAGCCTGGAG ACCACTCAGTAGTTCTGAGTTAGCCATCGGCTGTTCAGCAGGTATTTGcctctggactatagatcccaTGTCAACTATGACTCGTCCTTCCTCATCCTGTCTGGTAGTTTTGTCCAATCCAAACCATGTTAATGTTACAAGTCTGTCCTGGCACTCTGAG GGTAAATTACTGATCTCAGGATCAGCTTTCGACAAAATCATGTATGTCTGGAATGTAGATTCTCAAGAAGGAGTACCTCTGTGGCGACTAGGAGGTGGCGGAGTTTCTCTTGTTTCATATTCACCATCAAATGACCGAGTATTTGCTGCTACAACAAATATTGTCTTTAG GATTTGGAATACAGAAGAATGGCAATGTGATCGGTGGTCGATGTCATCGGGGCATGTGAACAATGCATGTTGGTCGCCATGTGGTTCCGTTGTTCTTTTCACGACTACAACAGAAGCTGCCATCTATGCTCTGACTTTTTCTCCTCACTACTCATTGTTTGATACTCCTTCTACGGAAGACAAAAAGAGCGCAGTCATCGTAGCTGATCTGACTCCTATCGAACTAGTGTCTGGGGAAAG AATTGGTGGTGATATCATTGGTATGTCTTGGGATCCACGCGGAAGGCATCTTGCTGTATCATTTGCAAGTTCTGACATAATTGCAGTATTTATAACTAATATCTCTCCAAAAATTCATTTGTCTCGATG CTGCTTGATCAAAGGTTACCCCTCTGAAATACCGAGCATTATAAGTTTCCAATCCAACTTTGCTGATGGAGCCAATCTTACCATC ggttgGTCCAGTGGAAGAGTTCAATACTTCCCGTTTGTCTATGTAGATATTCAAAGTTCCTCCGCAGATCGGTTTGCAAACGAGTCAAAACGAAACCTCACAATAAACAAAACACCTCTCAGGGAGTCTCAACCCAGACCTTCCAGTTCTAATCACCGACATTTTTCCCAAAGCACATCAGACATAGGATTATTCTCTCCGTCAGCAACTGGCTATGAGGACAGTATCTTATTTTCTCCCTACAGAGGTTGA
- the LOC109034939 gene encoding uncharacterized protein — protein sequence MAPEPLDISEHELLFKATDISDHELPFKATNLSKLASIDLSQYLEAYMRNIRNLYNNSSAVKKMNFAEAAMVIQNSLIIFAKNVDSIWARAMSIRLALSANIYRKKITMMKIMRIVMLELVKKVQSKKKRLRRRKSEHLMLKNFNSFLFSILIKILI from the exons ATGGCACCAGAGCCACTAGATATCTCTGAGCATGAGTTGCTTTTCAAAGCAACAGATATCTCTGATCATGAGTTGCCCTTCAAAGCAACCAATTTATCCAAACTGGCCTCCATAGATTTGTCTCAG tacCTGGAGGCATACATGAGGAATATTAGAAATCTCTACAATAACTCCTcagcagtaaaaaaaatgaattttgctgAGGCTGCGATGGTGATTCAGAATTCACTGATTATCTTTGCCAAGAATGTCGACTCAATTTGGGCAAGAGCTATGAGCATACGGCTTGCTTTATCTGCTAACATATA ccgaaaaaaaataactatGATGAAGATAATGAGGATTGTGATGTTGGAACTGGTGAAGAAGGTGCAAAGCAAAAAGAAAAGgctaagaagaagaaaaagtgaacatttaatGTTGAAGAATTTCAACTCCTTCCTTTTCTCAATACTG ataaaaatattgatatga